One segment of Rhodopirellula baltica SH 1 DNA contains the following:
- a CDS encoding DUF1559 domain-containing protein has translation MSFEKRRGTDRGNRAPGFTLVELLVVIAIIGILVGLLLPAVQAAREAARRMQCSNNLKQMSLAALNFESAYKKLPEGPMDGDPDAITSSGDANTAGHPENGTCCRAATRKGWSAQYKILPFLEGNNIYELGRDDPPYWPNVANNGGEDDVAQSLVATYYCPSRRSPKGYGSARFGRVDYAGCAGFYSGRPDSTIDYIPEAPLGAPAVSTRSKTNGGLEYSKGGAIVWPGEGGKRTLSDILDGTSNTIVFAEKSLHTSQHGRDGGDNERWNNAGWDECVLRWHFPPKHDKDTVAPLPPEAYDAYTNWNRYFGAAHSAGLNAAFCDGSVRFFSYSVDATLWKNLCVCDDGEVIGGEAL, from the coding sequence ATGTCTTTTGAAAAACGCCGAGGCACGGACAGGGGCAACCGAGCCCCGGGGTTCACGCTGGTCGAATTGTTGGTTGTGATTGCAATCATCGGCATTCTGGTTGGTTTGCTGCTTCCTGCGGTTCAAGCTGCTCGGGAAGCCGCTCGCCGAATGCAGTGCTCAAACAACCTCAAGCAAATGAGTTTGGCCGCTCTCAACTTTGAGAGTGCCTATAAGAAATTGCCAGAGGGACCAATGGATGGCGACCCAGATGCCATCACATCGAGTGGAGATGCGAACACTGCCGGCCATCCTGAAAATGGAACTTGCTGCCGAGCGGCAACGCGGAAGGGATGGAGTGCGCAATACAAAATCCTGCCGTTCTTGGAAGGGAACAACATTTACGAGCTTGGTCGAGATGACCCGCCATACTGGCCGAACGTCGCGAACAATGGCGGGGAGGACGACGTCGCTCAGTCACTGGTTGCAACTTACTACTGTCCTTCGCGTCGCTCACCGAAGGGATACGGCAGTGCAAGATTTGGAAGAGTCGACTACGCGGGATGTGCGGGGTTTTATAGTGGTCGGCCAGACTCGACGATCGACTACATTCCAGAAGCTCCGCTGGGTGCCCCAGCCGTTTCGACGCGTTCCAAGACAAACGGTGGCCTGGAGTACTCAAAGGGAGGAGCAATCGTTTGGCCGGGTGAAGGAGGCAAGCGAACTCTTTCAGATATTCTGGACGGAACATCGAACACGATTGTCTTCGCCGAAAAATCGCTTCACACTTCTCAACACGGACGTGATGGAGGAGACAACGAACGTTGGAACAATGCTGGTTGGGACGAATGCGTTCTTCGTTGGCACTTCCCGCCGAAGCACGACAAAGATACCGTCGCCCCACTACCGCCAGAAGCTTATGACGCGTACACGAACTGGAATCGCTACTTTGGTGCGGCTCATTCAGCCGGTTTGAACGCTGCGTTCTGTGATGGATCGGTTCGATTCTTTTCCTACAGCGTTGACGCGACATTGTGGAAGAATCTGTGCGTTTGCGATGACGGTGAAGTCATTGGTGGAGAAGCACTATGA
- a CDS encoding P-II family nitrogen regulator translates to MILIQAIIQPTKLSNVQSALDEAGFSDTIVGDALGYGRQRGQTALFRGNEYKIDLLRKVTFEMVIDDDDLEPVVEIIRNASRTGTEGQIGDGKIFVLPVANVIDI, encoded by the coding sequence ATGATTTTGATTCAAGCCATCATTCAACCGACCAAACTCTCCAACGTCCAATCGGCGCTTGATGAAGCCGGTTTCAGCGACACGATTGTCGGTGACGCTCTCGGGTATGGACGTCAACGCGGACAAACGGCGCTTTTTCGTGGCAACGAATACAAAATCGATTTGCTGCGGAAGGTCACGTTTGAGATGGTGATTGACGACGACGATTTGGAACCGGTTGTCGAAATCATTCGCAACGCGTCGCGAACGGGAACCGAAGGACAGATCGGCGACGGGAAGATCTTTGTCTTGCCTGTCGCCAATGTGATCGACATCTGA
- a CDS encoding Gfo/Idh/MocA family protein, producing MFHPIYSLATTEPLQPEPTLTEDERRPIRFGILGTGRITRRLVADLQSTPGVSVTAIASRTSERARWYADSYGIAHAVSGYAELIARDDVDAVYVALPPSLHAEWMIASAAAGKHVLCEKPLATTSQATQEMSDACAKARVHWLDATAWLHHDRTDMFRQWLSGATVPQGEADFRLGSLRHVSSAVSFFNPFQSGDHRQDAALGGGCLLDLGWYAAGILRLANDGLPITVNAQSVMRDGVPYRVTAIMNFPNDVSATMSCAFDTATRKWFEIAGEEASIVCDDFTRPWPDKPARGWVHEASGKVHPFSCECHQEHNMISRLVGWINATEQDEQLWDSPSPPWQAYHRQALETQRMLEAMETSMTTGQTVTL from the coding sequence TTGTTCCATCCGATTTACTCGCTCGCGACGACTGAACCTTTGCAGCCAGAACCCACCCTCACGGAAGATGAACGCCGACCGATTCGGTTTGGCATTTTGGGCACCGGCCGAATCACTCGCCGATTGGTGGCCGACTTGCAATCGACACCGGGTGTGAGCGTGACCGCGATCGCCAGCCGGACATCCGAACGCGCTCGTTGGTATGCTGATTCGTATGGAATCGCCCATGCCGTGTCCGGTTACGCGGAGTTGATCGCTCGTGATGATGTGGACGCCGTCTACGTTGCGTTGCCACCGTCACTGCATGCGGAGTGGATGATCGCATCCGCCGCGGCGGGCAAGCACGTGCTGTGTGAAAAGCCGCTGGCGACAACTTCTCAGGCGACGCAAGAGATGTCAGACGCATGTGCGAAGGCTCGAGTGCATTGGCTCGATGCGACGGCGTGGTTGCATCACGATCGGACAGACATGTTTCGGCAGTGGTTGAGCGGTGCAACGGTACCGCAAGGCGAAGCGGATTTTCGGCTCGGTTCGCTACGGCATGTCAGTTCAGCAGTTTCGTTTTTCAATCCGTTCCAATCCGGCGATCACCGACAAGACGCTGCACTGGGCGGTGGCTGTCTGCTCGATTTGGGATGGTACGCCGCTGGGATTCTAAGGCTCGCCAACGACGGACTACCAATCACGGTGAACGCTCAATCGGTGATGCGTGATGGCGTTCCGTATCGTGTGACCGCGATCATGAATTTTCCAAACGACGTGTCCGCGACAATGTCATGTGCATTCGACACCGCGACTCGAAAATGGTTCGAGATCGCGGGTGAAGAAGCTTCCATTGTTTGCGATGATTTCACACGACCTTGGCCGGACAAACCCGCACGGGGATGGGTGCACGAAGCGTCGGGCAAAGTGCATCCATTCAGCTGCGAATGCCACCAAGAGCACAACATGATTTCGCGATTGGTCGGTTGGATCAACGCGACCGAACAAGATGAACAACTTTGGGATTCACCATCGCCTCCTTGGCAAGCTTATCATCGGCAGGCGCTGGAGACGCAGCGGATGCTGGAGGCGATGGAAACTTCGATGACGACTGGCCAAACGGTGACGCTATGA